The genomic window TGGAAAAATAGATATAAAGGTTGAGACTCTTCCAAGCACAAGAAGTTTGAGCTCTGCAAGAGCTACTATGATTCAAGACAATGAAATAAAAGTAATTTTCACAGCAACCTTTACCGATCTCTCGAAGGCAACAGGTCTAAATAAAGCTTTTAAAAAAGAACCTATTTTTGAAAAATATGAAGATTGCCATCTTCACGCTTTCAAAGAAGGGTTTAATCCTGGTTTAGAAAAATTTATAGAAAAAAAATATTGTTCTGATTCAATTTGGTGGAAAGCAAAAGATAATAATCAAAATAAGAATGCAGTGTTAAATTTATATATGTCTTGGCCGGATAAAGAAAAAGCAGATTTATATAGTTTGATTTTATTTCTAGACGCTACTACACCGCCTATTTTTAACAATATGGGATCGGTTGG from SAR86 cluster bacterium includes these protein-coding regions:
- a CDS encoding thioesterase family protein, with protein sequence MKTPFEHFKSDISVVQIDKNHYEGNVSDMWSIGKTPNGGYTMALAAKAISESLEHKDPLIVTANYLNRLNFGKIDIKVETLPSTRSLSSARATMIQDNEIKVIFTATFTDLSKATGLNKAFKKEPIFEKYEDCHLHAFKEGFNPGLEKFIEKKYCSDSIWWKAKDNNQNKNAVLNLYMSWPDKEKADLYSLILFLDATTPPIFNNMGSVGWVPTISLTSHIRSYPSEGPLKVTAKTEFITSGYIEEDREIWDSKGNLVGQSKQLAKLRIKK